The following proteins are encoded in a genomic region of Gimesia algae:
- a CDS encoding BatD family protein, whose amino-acid sequence MSHSIISIRSILPALIIGIAGTSAFAGDVSLSLSSREAYVGSPIQLQISINNANDYEQPTLPHVDGIEMRSAGTPSQSSQVTIINGRRSESRSVTLRYLITPRRAGTFEIPALTFKVDGKSVETEAIKIIATKSETGDLLFVELAGKKEKVFVGQPLDMTLRIYIKPYRDQEHKLTLSEGNMWNMISDQTSWGSFQSRIEELANNRQRPGGKEVLHDNGQGEERAYFMYEINANVYPTKSGKISGDDIQIVVNYPTALGRSRDPFGSFFDDSPFGGSLMSMPSSNRLSVTSSRPVVAEAIVDTTEVLPVPTKGRPADYRGAVGQYNIVTQASPVNVHAGDSITLNLGIVGTGPMELVQAPPLSELPELDKFKVSNQPLAGYVKDDSKVFSTTIRPRQAGITEIPAIPFSFFNPETEQFETVHSAPISITVEKAESLAMDAIVGAKSTVSKEQNKTQSTLTLEPSFINLDTPSVLTSQEPQAAWNWWLLFVILPPMAWLMTLVTRYRHWFAERLPSLRSPQNRCLTQISNAQDQSAVAAALLRYMRKLFPARRTTVIDESINESSSIIGAMRSAGLYELAAEAEALIEGLNHNHVGYGTHVDFEQQRADALDLVNRLAARMKSLSNRHIRRPHANMGQKSKRAKISQPVALLLGLGLALMTSTVMANDSTATGPVPTPQVLLNQEQREIIFSDANESYRDGLSLADTNVVDAKDQFLQAANKYQLLVNSGISNADLYFNLGNAYLQSDQLGRAIANYERALKLQPDNRQFQANLNAAQAMVQTADKPQDLSSPHKGLLLKLNNGNSVLTKMVGQQVILMVLVLASLTFWGLVILRTMGHKLSLWKFATLPGLLLMSSLVSMYLHTENTVQQGNAVIVEQHLPLHAGDGEQFAEVAVLDSAEGHRVQTLAHRGSWTQIQTNRGHIGWVPDHVLELL is encoded by the coding sequence ATGTCTCATTCAATAATTTCTATTCGATCCATACTGCCTGCACTCATTATCGGAATCGCAGGGACTTCTGCATTCGCCGGTGATGTGTCGCTGAGTCTCTCTTCTCGTGAAGCCTATGTTGGCTCGCCGATTCAATTGCAGATATCCATCAACAATGCCAATGATTACGAACAACCCACCTTGCCACACGTTGACGGAATCGAAATGCGTTCCGCGGGAACACCATCGCAAAGTTCGCAAGTGACGATCATCAACGGACGCCGCAGCGAAAGTCGTAGTGTGACACTGCGTTATTTAATCACCCCACGCCGCGCAGGCACGTTCGAGATCCCCGCACTGACATTCAAAGTCGATGGAAAAAGTGTCGAAACGGAAGCAATTAAGATCATCGCCACAAAAAGTGAAACCGGCGACCTGTTATTTGTAGAGCTTGCAGGAAAAAAAGAAAAAGTTTTTGTGGGACAACCGCTCGACATGACACTCAGGATTTATATCAAGCCCTATCGTGATCAAGAACACAAGCTGACCCTCTCAGAAGGAAACATGTGGAACATGATCTCCGATCAAACCTCATGGGGTTCATTCCAGAGTCGTATTGAGGAATTGGCAAACAACCGTCAACGTCCTGGCGGAAAAGAGGTATTGCACGATAACGGCCAGGGTGAGGAACGGGCTTATTTCATGTACGAGATTAATGCAAATGTCTACCCCACCAAGTCTGGCAAAATTTCTGGCGATGATATCCAGATCGTGGTGAACTATCCGACCGCCCTTGGCCGCTCACGTGATCCGTTCGGTAGTTTCTTTGACGATAGTCCATTTGGAGGCAGTTTGATGTCAATGCCATCCAGCAATCGATTATCAGTTACGTCTTCAAGGCCAGTCGTAGCAGAGGCCATCGTTGATACTACCGAAGTGTTACCGGTTCCCACGAAAGGTCGTCCTGCAGATTATCGCGGCGCCGTCGGTCAATACAACATCGTGACCCAGGCGTCACCAGTCAACGTGCATGCAGGCGATTCTATCACACTCAATCTTGGCATCGTCGGCACTGGTCCCATGGAACTGGTACAGGCGCCACCTTTGTCAGAGTTGCCAGAGTTAGATAAGTTCAAGGTTTCGAATCAGCCCCTGGCAGGCTACGTCAAAGATGACAGTAAAGTCTTCTCGACAACAATTCGTCCTCGCCAGGCAGGCATCACCGAGATCCCCGCGATTCCATTCAGTTTCTTCAATCCAGAAACCGAACAGTTTGAAACCGTACACTCGGCCCCCATTTCGATCACTGTAGAAAAAGCAGAATCACTGGCGATGGATGCCATTGTGGGAGCGAAGAGCACTGTTTCGAAAGAACAAAATAAAACACAGAGTACGCTTACGCTGGAACCGAGTTTTATCAATCTCGATACACCGAGTGTACTCACTTCGCAAGAACCACAAGCTGCCTGGAACTGGTGGTTGCTGTTTGTTATTCTGCCACCGATGGCCTGGCTCATGACCTTGGTCACCAGGTATCGTCATTGGTTTGCCGAACGCTTGCCTTCTCTGCGATCACCACAGAATCGCTGTCTCACACAAATCTCAAATGCGCAGGATCAATCAGCGGTCGCTGCTGCTTTATTGAGATACATGCGTAAATTGTTTCCTGCGAGACGAACAACAGTAATCGACGAGAGTATAAACGAGTCTTCTTCCATCATCGGAGCGATGCGTTCTGCAGGATTATACGAACTGGCAGCGGAAGCAGAAGCGTTGATCGAGGGGCTCAACCATAACCATGTTGGCTATGGTACCCATGTTGATTTTGAACAGCAAAGAGCGGATGCACTCGATCTTGTAAACCGACTTGCCGCCCGCATGAAGTCATTGTCAAATCGTCATATTCGTCGTCCTCATGCGAACATGGGCCAGAAGTCGAAACGTGCTAAAATCTCTCAGCCTGTTGCATTGCTGCTGGGACTGGGGTTGGCATTGATGACCTCCACAGTGATGGCAAACGACAGCACTGCGACAGGCCCTGTCCCTACGCCGCAAGTTTTGCTCAATCAGGAACAGCGGGAGATCATTTTCAGCGATGCGAATGAGTCATATCGAGATGGGCTCTCTCTTGCAGATACAAATGTGGTCGATGCGAAAGATCAATTTCTGCAAGCTGCGAATAAGTATCAGTTGCTTGTCAACTCTGGAATCTCGAATGCCGATCTGTACTTTAATCTTGGCAATGCGTACCTGCAATCCGATCAGCTCGGCCGTGCAATTGCAAATTATGAACGTGCCTTGAAATTACAACCAGACAATCGGCAGTTTCAAGCAAATCTGAACGCAGCTCAGGCAATGGTTCAAACAGCAGACAAGCCACAAGATCTCTCTAGTCCCCACAAAGGTCTACTGTTAAAATTGAATAATGGAAATTCGGTCTTGACCAAAATGGTTGGTCAGCAGGTTATTTTGATGGTGCTCGTCCTGGCTTCACTCACGTTTTGGGGTCTTGTGATTTTGCGAACAATGGGCCACAAGTTGTCATTATGGAAATTTGCCACACTGCCCGGATTATTGTTAATGTCCTCCCTGGTTTCGATGTATTTACATACAGAAAACACCGTTCAGCAGGGAAATGCGGTCATTGTTGAACAACATTTGCCATTGCATGCAGGAGACGGAGAACAATTCGCCGAAGTCGCCGTATTGGATTCCGCGGAAGGTCATCGAGTTCAAACCCTGGCCCACCGAGGATCGTGGACACAAATTCAAACTAACCGAGGTCATATCGGCTGGGTTCCCGACCATGTACTTGAACTGCTATGA
- a CDS encoding sensor histidine kinase: protein MKLAAKLILIFMVGVLGIVALFSWQTVKQQREWSHQSNEESAVDLVNALKPTIEQAYRDGGTVRIQQAIEVTRRTTSGPAMRWIAPEKSDDVQQEAGGLSSDTETLSRSISSISISDKDGNTKQLTTVPLNLAGEVPGAVEVAKPLLDSEANVRRSFQASVLSLIGVTLLSGFVIYWGGLKLVASPLRKLIKQVEQIGEGEFGQPPALTSNDEFGQLAFAISEMSYRLKQQRETIEAETETRLQTQQQLRHIDRLGTVGTLAAGVAHELGTPLNVVSGRAGLISGGQLSPADIRSSAQTIQNEAERMTTIIRQLLDFARRTGTEHASINLIQLAQQTCELMQPLAKKADVDLTVDAHENLPVTTVGDPGQLQQVITNLISNAIQAISDGGKIMITVHSEQIQPPAMIESQCNHFACLEVIDTGTGMTDTETEHVFEPFYTTKDVGEGTGLGLSIAYGIVREHGGWIDVASEKDQGTTFRVWLPLDNQKESL, encoded by the coding sequence ATGAAACTGGCAGCCAAATTGATTCTGATATTCATGGTGGGGGTCTTGGGAATTGTCGCGTTATTCTCCTGGCAAACCGTGAAACAGCAGCGAGAGTGGTCTCACCAATCGAATGAAGAGAGCGCTGTCGATCTAGTGAATGCGCTCAAACCTACCATTGAACAGGCATATCGAGACGGTGGTACGGTGCGAATTCAACAGGCGATTGAAGTAACTCGTCGAACGACCTCAGGACCTGCGATGCGTTGGATCGCTCCGGAGAAATCTGACGATGTCCAACAGGAGGCAGGCGGTCTTTCCTCAGACACCGAAACACTTTCTCGCAGTATTTCGAGCATTTCGATTTCCGATAAAGACGGCAATACGAAGCAGTTGACTACTGTGCCACTCAATCTTGCCGGCGAAGTTCCAGGAGCAGTCGAAGTCGCCAAACCACTGTTGGATTCCGAGGCGAATGTTCGCCGTTCATTTCAAGCCTCGGTATTATCGTTAATCGGAGTTACACTGCTTTCCGGTTTCGTGATCTATTGGGGCGGTCTGAAGCTCGTGGCCAGCCCGTTACGAAAGTTAATCAAACAGGTCGAACAGATTGGCGAGGGAGAATTCGGACAACCTCCCGCACTGACATCAAATGATGAATTTGGGCAACTTGCATTCGCAATCAGTGAGATGAGTTATCGTTTGAAGCAGCAACGGGAGACGATTGAAGCCGAAACCGAAACGCGGCTGCAAACCCAACAACAACTTCGCCACATTGATCGACTGGGAACGGTCGGCACACTCGCTGCCGGAGTAGCGCATGAGTTGGGCACACCACTGAATGTGGTTTCAGGGCGCGCAGGCTTAATTTCCGGAGGACAACTTTCTCCTGCAGATATCCGCTCGAGCGCACAGACCATTCAAAATGAAGCCGAACGCATGACAACCATCATCCGTCAACTACTCGACTTTGCCCGCCGCACAGGGACAGAGCATGCGTCGATCAACCTCATTCAACTAGCCCAGCAAACATGTGAGCTAATGCAACCACTCGCAAAGAAAGCAGATGTGGATTTAACAGTAGACGCTCATGAGAACTTACCAGTAACAACGGTGGGAGATCCCGGGCAACTGCAACAGGTCATCACCAACCTCATCAGTAATGCAATCCAGGCGATTTCCGACGGCGGCAAAATAATGATCACAGTACATTCAGAGCAGATTCAACCACCGGCGATGATCGAATCACAGTGCAATCACTTTGCCTGCCTGGAAGTCATCGATACTGGAACCGGTATGACCGATACTGAAACCGAACATGTGTTTGAACCATTCTATACAACGAAAGATGTCGGCGAAGGAACGGGCCTGGGACTTTCGATTGCTTATGGGATCGTGCGCGAACATGGTGGCTGGATTGATGTCGCTAGCGAGAAAGATCAGGGGACAACATTTCGGGTGTGGTTGCCGTTAGACAATCAGAAAGAGTCGCTATGA
- a CDS encoding thioredoxin domain-containing protein encodes MKRYLPIILLILTMTSRLSVAADPAAQASPVSSLDQLGLGTDSQRIQAIIANNSQPADPGYTQIGSLVKLNLDRPKTKLRLDENSTYSVYTDRDQFEIVDPPSNHSIKIELAYSNGIAFRTLEPGSVTLTFIDKETEKKQYLVEVTILGDTRQLQAQLEKLYPEASIETIKVGDSVLLRGNVAKTENINEIIEIAEQFYPRALNQLKVANAAVGQVLPGQSQVIQGYAPVPFSRGTVSSPKPIPAPPVSTIEPQITVQAVVLEIDWGKLKETKINLENTIRAFATDPKQRGQSVQATKKSLFTPVVVPWHATDGIVQLLTTTKAVKVISRPVIRTLDGQSAEITIGEKIAISEKKEIRNGKQVLETGFHDIGTSLKLTPKLASHGGTKLSVVVEHKQRVDSPAAHIPGGSEETTIVAHKFNAVVELKVGQSAILTEFTPLSTKQKTPSVGKGLIVILAPPVIGMTSKGIEWIPETTFKWIPEKNGFVKVIRMVAKSIATKPGIDNGFSSDWHDPNSLPVPPPIRAPDYADPTPAIPAKPQDLNQSVRELRSDVRALRKDVKKLLRLLEDQASAKPTMGDIQRRIKESKTDLLVFHASWSRPCQKMASLLDEHSDRGYSIRRLNVDKNRDLVKEFGVSSVPTIIAFANGKEDERWVRSMGKDALTRIVDKYAPRQTTILKGSRQSSATSAEHRLHQALMKEVSLNSEKIPLVDVLRSLQQSEGINLFIHSRGLEEEGVELKTPVTIHVDGVTLKSALNLILEPLQLAYQVRDNTLVITSHTRAQGKKVVISYPVADLAIPIPPGGPVPFDEKALSARSSANDLDKLTKIIQTTVQPNSWDKVGGTASIRPHDSTLSLVIRQSSQAHQEIAEVLAQLRRLQDLQVTVESRFLDKLPEDFFKKLGIDFDSNKDVAKNNAKGQHPGNDPLGGIILTDRQAELLLQAAQYNNRINLIQGPKVTLFNGQATGVTHYTVGGRQHHLKHSLHMQPVISADRRDVRLNLRVSDLKSPEVETRAYVNTVPDGKTLLIEIVQPDANEAGVPMSEQGLNASKISQSTGVHGTSNRRFLLIRPRIIVQEEEEELLFPPASKLPLMLTPQGVMPEEEESLLGFE; translated from the coding sequence ATGAAACGTTATTTACCCATCATCCTGTTAATACTGACGATGACCAGTCGATTGTCAGTAGCCGCTGATCCTGCTGCGCAAGCATCTCCGGTTTCCTCCCTTGATCAGCTTGGCCTTGGAACGGACAGTCAACGAATTCAAGCAATCATCGCGAATAATTCACAACCCGCTGACCCCGGCTACACACAGATTGGTTCATTGGTCAAACTTAACCTGGACCGCCCAAAAACGAAGTTGAGACTGGATGAAAACTCCACCTACAGCGTCTATACAGATCGAGATCAATTCGAAATTGTGGATCCTCCCAGTAATCACTCAATCAAGATTGAACTCGCCTATAGCAATGGCATCGCGTTTCGTACGCTTGAGCCGGGTAGCGTGACATTGACATTTATTGATAAAGAAACGGAGAAGAAGCAGTATCTCGTCGAAGTCACCATTCTCGGCGATACGCGACAACTGCAGGCGCAGTTGGAAAAGCTTTATCCAGAGGCATCGATTGAGACGATCAAAGTGGGCGATAGTGTATTATTGCGGGGAAACGTTGCGAAGACGGAGAACATTAACGAGATTATCGAGATCGCTGAGCAGTTCTATCCGAGGGCGCTCAACCAATTGAAGGTCGCAAATGCAGCGGTTGGCCAGGTCTTACCCGGTCAGTCACAGGTGATACAGGGTTATGCACCCGTTCCGTTTTCGCGTGGCACTGTCTCTTCACCCAAGCCAATACCAGCGCCTCCCGTGAGTACGATCGAACCACAGATTACTGTTCAGGCGGTCGTACTTGAAATTGATTGGGGAAAACTGAAAGAGACAAAAATCAATCTTGAAAATACCATCCGCGCCTTTGCAACCGACCCCAAGCAGCGCGGTCAGAGCGTACAGGCCACGAAGAAATCTTTGTTCACCCCCGTGGTCGTCCCGTGGCATGCGACGGACGGTATTGTCCAACTCTTGACTACCACCAAGGCCGTCAAAGTCATCAGCCGACCGGTGATCCGCACGCTGGATGGCCAGTCAGCCGAAATTACTATTGGAGAAAAGATTGCCATTTCTGAGAAAAAAGAGATCCGGAATGGTAAGCAGGTTCTTGAGACTGGTTTCCACGACATCGGCACTTCCCTCAAGTTGACGCCGAAACTGGCTTCTCATGGCGGAACGAAACTGTCAGTCGTTGTTGAGCATAAGCAGCGGGTAGACAGTCCCGCTGCTCATATTCCTGGAGGAAGTGAAGAAACAACTATTGTAGCACACAAATTCAATGCAGTCGTCGAGTTGAAGGTGGGACAGTCGGCCATCCTCACTGAATTCACTCCCCTATCCACAAAACAGAAAACGCCATCCGTCGGCAAAGGGCTGATAGTCATTCTCGCTCCGCCAGTGATTGGAATGACATCAAAAGGTATCGAATGGATTCCAGAAACGACTTTCAAATGGATCCCGGAAAAAAACGGATTTGTAAAAGTGATTCGCATGGTAGCAAAATCAATTGCCACAAAGCCCGGCATTGATAATGGCTTCAGCTCTGACTGGCACGATCCAAATTCTCTCCCCGTGCCCCCGCCGATTCGAGCACCGGATTACGCTGATCCCACTCCAGCCATTCCAGCTAAGCCACAGGACTTAAATCAATCAGTTCGTGAACTTCGTAGCGATGTGCGGGCATTGAGAAAAGACGTCAAGAAATTACTTCGATTGCTGGAAGACCAGGCATCGGCTAAACCAACGATGGGCGACATTCAGCGGCGAATCAAGGAGTCGAAGACCGACCTGCTGGTATTCCACGCGTCCTGGAGTCGTCCCTGCCAAAAGATGGCGTCATTACTTGACGAACACTCTGATCGCGGTTATTCCATCCGTCGGCTGAACGTCGACAAGAATCGAGATCTCGTCAAAGAATTTGGTGTATCATCAGTACCGACAATCATTGCGTTTGCAAACGGCAAGGAAGACGAACGCTGGGTTCGCAGTATGGGGAAGGATGCATTGACCAGAATCGTTGACAAGTATGCACCGCGCCAGACTACGATCCTGAAAGGTAGCCGCCAATCGTCTGCGACATCGGCTGAACACAGACTCCATCAAGCTCTAATGAAAGAAGTTTCTCTGAATTCCGAGAAGATTCCGTTGGTCGACGTGTTGCGATCGCTCCAGCAGAGCGAGGGCATTAACCTTTTCATCCATTCACGCGGATTGGAAGAGGAAGGTGTAGAACTCAAGACTCCCGTCACCATCCACGTCGACGGGGTCACACTGAAGAGTGCTCTCAATTTAATATTAGAACCACTGCAACTCGCGTATCAGGTCCGCGATAATACGCTCGTCATCACCAGCCATACGCGGGCACAGGGAAAGAAGGTCGTCATCAGCTACCCAGTGGCCGACTTAGCGATTCCCATTCCCCCTGGCGGTCCGGTACCATTTGACGAAAAAGCACTATCAGCGCGCTCTTCCGCTAACGACCTCGACAAGTTAACCAAAATTATTCAAACGACAGTGCAGCCGAACAGTTGGGATAAGGTCGGCGGAACAGCTTCGATTCGCCCCCACGATTCCACATTGAGTCTGGTCATACGCCAGTCGTCACAGGCGCATCAGGAAATCGCTGAAGTCCTCGCGCAACTCCGCCGGTTGCAGGACTTGCAGGTTACGGTGGAATCTCGTTTTCTTGATAAGCTGCCGGAGGATTTCTTTAAAAAACTTGGCATCGATTTCGATTCCAACAAGGACGTCGCGAAAAATAACGCTAAGGGTCAGCACCCGGGCAACGACCCCTTGGGTGGAATCATCCTCACTGATCGGCAGGCCGAGTTGTTACTGCAAGCGGCGCAATACAATAACCGGATCAATTTGATCCAGGGGCCTAAGGTCACGTTGTTCAATGGTCAGGCGACTGGTGTGACGCACTATACAGTGGGAGGTAGGCAGCATCATCTAAAGCATTCATTGCATATGCAGCCGGTTATCTCCGCAGATCGTCGTGACGTCCGTCTCAACTTGCGGGTCAGTGATCTGAAATCACCAGAAGTTGAGACGCGGGCCTACGTCAACACGGTTCCCGATGGCAAGACGCTGCTCATTGAAATCGTTCAACCAGATGCGAACGAAGCAGGAGTGCCAATGTCGGAGCAGGGGCTTAACGCCTCCAAGATATCTCAGAGCACCGGCGTTCATGGAACCAGTAACCGGCGTTTCCTGTTGATCCGCCCGCGCATCATTGTTCAAGAGGAAGAGGAAGAACTGTTATTTCCTCCCGCCTCGAAATTGCCATTAATGCTGACACCCCAGGGAGTCATGCCAGAGGAAGAAGAGTCATTATTGGGGTTCGAGTAG
- a CDS encoding sigma-54-dependent transcriptional regulator yields the protein MNENSDNSRILVIDDEQSMCELIETDLRLRSLQVDWFTDAAQAMTAIDQNNYDVVLTDVRMPGTTGLQLCQQLTGFRPDIPVVLMTAFGSLETAVSAMRAGAYDFITKPIEMDLLAITVRRAIDHHRLTEQVRLLKESNQAVRSFGGMIGSSPAMQKLYDQLERVAVSDAGVLITGESGTGKELVSRSIHANSRRAEKPFVAINCAALSESLLESELFGHVKGAFTDARSERRGLFLEASGGTLLLDEMGEMPMSMQVKLLRTLEERVLRPVGSDKEIPFDVRVICATNRDLEASVADGIFREDLYYRINVIGLHLPPLRSRGTDVLRLAEHFLKQFSTAENKLVTDLAEGVAEKLLQYHWPGNIRELRNVMERAVALTRHDKITVADLPEKITNYHSNQILIDGLDPDGLVSLEELERRYITHVLEATGGNQTQAARILGLDRKTIYRKLKQNETD from the coding sequence ATGAACGAAAACTCTGACAATTCGCGAATTCTGGTAATCGATGATGAGCAGTCGATGTGCGAACTCATCGAAACCGATTTGCGACTGCGAAGCCTGCAGGTCGACTGGTTCACCGATGCCGCGCAGGCCATGACTGCGATCGATCAGAATAACTATGATGTTGTGCTGACCGATGTTCGCATGCCGGGCACGACGGGCTTACAACTCTGCCAGCAACTCACCGGATTTCGACCGGACATACCAGTGGTCCTGATGACGGCTTTCGGAAGTCTGGAAACCGCCGTCTCGGCGATGCGGGCGGGTGCTTATGATTTCATCACCAAGCCGATTGAAATGGACCTGTTAGCAATTACGGTTCGCCGCGCGATTGATCACCATCGACTCACCGAACAGGTACGATTGTTAAAAGAGTCTAATCAAGCCGTCCGGTCTTTCGGAGGCATGATTGGCAGTAGCCCGGCGATGCAGAAATTGTACGATCAACTCGAACGCGTCGCAGTTTCCGATGCGGGCGTGTTAATCACCGGCGAAAGTGGTACTGGCAAGGAACTGGTCTCGCGTTCCATTCATGCAAATTCACGTCGAGCGGAAAAACCTTTTGTAGCGATCAACTGTGCTGCGCTTTCCGAATCCCTGCTAGAGAGTGAATTGTTCGGTCATGTCAAAGGGGCCTTCACGGATGCCCGAAGTGAACGTCGCGGCTTATTTCTGGAAGCAAGCGGTGGCACCTTGCTGCTTGATGAAATGGGCGAAATGCCAATGTCGATGCAAGTCAAACTACTGCGAACGTTAGAAGAACGCGTATTGCGACCAGTCGGATCAGACAAAGAAATACCATTTGATGTCCGTGTCATTTGTGCTACCAATCGCGATCTCGAAGCGTCAGTTGCCGACGGAATATTTCGGGAAGATCTGTACTACCGCATTAACGTGATCGGCTTGCATTTGCCCCCCCTTCGCTCACGCGGGACCGACGTGTTACGCTTAGCGGAACACTTTCTCAAACAGTTTTCTACAGCCGAAAATAAACTTGTCACAGATCTGGCAGAGGGAGTGGCAGAGAAGTTACTCCAGTATCACTGGCCGGGAAACATTCGCGAATTACGAAATGTGATGGAACGCGCGGTCGCATTAACACGGCACGATAAGATTACCGTAGCCGACTTGCCTGAAAAGATCACGAACTATCACAGTAATCAAATCCTGATTGATGGCCTCGATCCTGACGGACTCGTCTCGCTGGAAGAACTCGAACGCCGCTACATCACCCATGTGCTGGAAGCCACCGGCGGCAACCAAACCCAGGCCGCCCGCATCCTCGGCCTCGACCGAAAAACCATCTACCGCAAACTCAAACAGAATGAGACCGATTAA
- a CDS encoding M56 family metallopeptidase, which yields MPSEFLTPAIVTVLDMLTTYLLHSTLLLTFAAVVTWCCRRPSYTLTEWLWKSAAVIPLLTVPLQLLCGVGNSVFSPRWNEPAVEVAVPEPSNIFVPENIPVVDVKPTHTPLDVGGEPLRAEIDLTSMTPSSSREPVTDPARPLSIQDSATKQIERTPLPDTSTTNVALPIPTVTPLVTKPTSMITASILPWFAKWLAGFVVVIVTAGSFRFFIVGQRFRRKVQKFRTINAGDVYGILTNLVRRAALRRRVRLLEADDVSEPIAFGIWCWTIVVPRGIESRLDRKELEALLAHELAHLVRGDAWWLLAGRLLCGCLPFQPLNFLARKHWKQAAEFQCDDWAATRTGNPLSLAHGLTRVAEWRLNVAGCAQALSAGGSGSTLSRRVERLLTDRPAVDLWERVRRRRLLTAFLLMVAIVLCWQGPRTTLLARFSEQHDKLTLKEAAALEYDDSSLSDEINSLNTDLQQLEVDFRKVEILLRKNESPSEIRALSERLSLRLADLRLHRRELLTRANPAFKIPVNAPNTKTQPTTLTAESSR from the coding sequence ATGCCGAGTGAATTCCTCACCCCAGCGATCGTAACCGTTCTCGACATGCTGACGACGTATCTACTGCATTCCACACTGCTGCTAACCTTCGCGGCAGTGGTTACCTGGTGTTGTCGCAGACCAAGCTACACCCTGACCGAGTGGTTGTGGAAGTCCGCCGCCGTGATTCCGTTGCTGACCGTGCCGCTACAATTATTGTGTGGCGTTGGAAATTCTGTGTTCTCACCCCGCTGGAACGAGCCTGCGGTAGAAGTCGCCGTGCCTGAACCGTCAAATATATTCGTGCCGGAAAATATTCCTGTAGTCGATGTTAAACCGACACACACTCCATTGGATGTTGGCGGTGAACCACTGAGGGCGGAAATCGATTTGACCTCAATGACACCCTCCTCATCACGAGAGCCTGTTACTGATCCAGCCAGGCCATTATCCATTCAGGACTCCGCAACAAAACAAATTGAGCGGACGCCGCTTCCCGACACCTCGACAACAAACGTTGCACTACCGATTCCTACAGTGACTCCTTTAGTCACAAAGCCGACCTCAATGATAACAGCGTCCATTTTGCCGTGGTTTGCAAAGTGGTTGGCCGGATTCGTGGTTGTCATAGTGACTGCTGGTTCGTTCCGATTCTTCATCGTTGGGCAAAGGTTTCGACGTAAAGTTCAGAAATTCCGTACAATTAATGCCGGTGATGTTTATGGGATACTGACTAACCTCGTTCGGCGGGCAGCATTACGGCGCCGTGTTCGGCTGCTGGAAGCAGACGATGTCAGCGAGCCGATCGCCTTCGGTATCTGGTGCTGGACCATCGTCGTTCCCCGGGGCATTGAATCGCGGTTGGACCGGAAAGAACTGGAAGCGCTGCTGGCACATGAGTTGGCTCATCTCGTTCGCGGTGACGCCTGGTGGTTGCTGGCGGGACGGCTACTGTGTGGCTGCCTTCCATTTCAACCGTTGAATTTCCTCGCTCGCAAACACTGGAAACAGGCTGCCGAGTTTCAATGCGATGACTGGGCCGCCACCCGCACCGGCAACCCGCTTTCTCTGGCCCACGGTTTGACGCGTGTGGCAGAATGGCGATTGAACGTCGCAGGCTGTGCGCAAGCGCTGTCCGCGGGAGGCTCAGGTTCGACGTTGTCTCGCCGCGTGGAACGTCTACTGACTGACCGTCCCGCAGTTGATCTCTGGGAGCGTGTAAGACGACGACGGTTGTTGACGGCATTTCTCTTGATGGTCGCGATAGTGCTTTGCTGGCAAGGACCACGGACGACGCTGTTGGCCAGATTCAGCGAGCAACATGATAAGCTGACGTTAAAAGAGGCGGCAGCGCTAGAATATGATGACAGTTCTCTATCAGACGAAATCAATTCACTCAACACCGATTTACAGCAACTGGAAGTCGATTTTCGGAAGGTTGAAATCCTGCTGCGGAAAAACGAATCACCATCCGAAATACGCGCGCTCAGCGAACGCTTGTCGTTACGACTGGCTGATTTACGCCTGCACCGCCGTGAACTACTGACCCGCGCCAACCCTGCTTTTAAAATCCCTGTGAATGCCCCCAATACCAAAACACAGCCCACCACATTGACCGCAGAATCGAGCCGATAA